Proteins from a genomic interval of Gordonia sp. SL306:
- a CDS encoding SelT/SelW/SelH family protein: MSGPLISITYCTQCNWLLRASWMASELLTTFGTELGSVTLVPGTGGVFHIDVDGKQVWERKRDGGFPDVVTLKRLVRDTALPDWNLGHADRSADPS; this comes from the coding sequence ATGTCCGGTCCGTTGATCTCCATCACCTACTGCACGCAATGCAACTGGCTGCTGCGGGCGTCGTGGATGGCGAGCGAGTTGCTCACCACGTTCGGCACCGAGTTGGGCTCGGTGACACTGGTCCCGGGCACCGGGGGTGTGTTCCATATAGACGTCGATGGGAAGCAGGTCTGGGAACGCAAACGCGACGGCGGGTTTCCCGACGTGGTGACGCTCAAACGCCTCGTCCGCGACACCGCGCTACCCGACTGGAATCTGGGGCACGCGGATCGGTCAGCGGATCCTTCGTAA
- a CDS encoding TetR/AcrR family transcriptional regulator: MTSAATPKGLRRRSRLIEAAGELLLEGGFDAVRHRAVADRAKLPLASTTYYFGSLEDLMAEAAAYVCRNDEECIAARRDALPRRRRGGQATADALAEVFIGPDTTIQTLAARYETIALAARYPRLREVVIDRRVLLAEMHSDVLQKSFRLAEPMHVRQLIAVEDGAVVGALGQRQVSPYAAAREALHEVIDVLAPRE; this comes from the coding sequence ATGACGTCGGCGGCAACCCCGAAGGGACTGCGACGGCGGTCCCGACTGATCGAGGCCGCCGGCGAGTTGCTGCTCGAAGGCGGATTCGATGCGGTCCGTCATCGGGCCGTCGCCGACCGGGCGAAGTTGCCGCTCGCGTCGACCACGTACTACTTCGGGTCGCTGGAGGATCTGATGGCGGAGGCGGCCGCCTATGTGTGCCGCAACGACGAAGAGTGCATCGCGGCGCGCCGCGATGCCCTACCCCGACGACGACGTGGCGGGCAGGCAACCGCCGATGCGCTCGCCGAGGTCTTCATCGGGCCCGACACGACCATCCAGACCCTCGCCGCGCGGTACGAGACCATCGCGCTGGCGGCCCGCTACCCGCGGTTGCGTGAGGTGGTGATCGACCGCCGGGTCCTGCTGGCAGAGATGCATTCGGACGTTCTGCAGAAATCGTTCCGGCTGGCCGAGCCGATGCACGTCCGGCAACTCATCGCCGTGGAGGACGGCGCGGTCGTCGGTGCACTCGGTCAGCGCCAGGTCAGCCCGTATGCCGCCGCACGCGAAGCACTGCACGAGGTCATCGACGTCCTCGCGCCGCGGGAATGA
- a CDS encoding phosphoribosylaminoimidazolesuccinocarboxamide synthase has protein sequence MRPELQSYTHLASGKVREIYEIDANTLLLVASDRISAYDHILSPAIPDKGRILTAMSFYWFDVLGVPNHLAGGPTDERIPAECVGRSMVVRKLPMVQVECVARGYLTGSGLLDYRATGAVCGVELPTGLDEASELPEPIFTPATKAAQGDHDENISFERVVEQEGAERAERLRALTLDIYGRGAGIAAERGIILADTKFEFGLGDDGELVLADEVLTPDSSRYWEAATYRPGEVQPSFDKQIVRNWLTGPDSGWDRAADQPPPSLPEPVVNRTRERYIEAYEWISQRSFADWPDHE, from the coding sequence ATGCGTCCTGAACTGCAGTCGTACACGCACCTGGCGTCGGGGAAGGTTCGCGAGATCTACGAGATCGACGCGAACACCCTTCTCCTGGTCGCCTCGGACCGGATCTCGGCGTACGACCACATCCTGAGTCCGGCGATACCGGACAAGGGCCGCATCCTGACCGCGATGAGCTTCTACTGGTTCGACGTGCTCGGAGTACCGAATCATCTGGCCGGCGGGCCGACCGACGAGCGGATCCCGGCCGAGTGCGTCGGGCGTTCGATGGTGGTCCGCAAGTTGCCGATGGTGCAGGTCGAGTGCGTGGCGCGCGGATACCTCACCGGTTCCGGTCTGCTCGACTACCGTGCGACGGGCGCCGTCTGCGGGGTGGAACTGCCGACGGGGCTCGATGAGGCGAGCGAGCTGCCGGAGCCGATCTTCACGCCGGCCACCAAGGCCGCGCAGGGCGACCATGACGAGAACATCAGTTTCGAGCGGGTGGTGGAGCAAGAAGGCGCCGAACGCGCGGAGCGATTGCGTGCGTTGACTCTCGACATCTACGGGCGCGGCGCCGGCATCGCTGCCGAGCGCGGAATCATCCTGGCCGACACCAAGTTCGAATTCGGGCTCGGCGATGACGGCGAGCTGGTATTGGCCGACGAGGTACTGACCCCGGATTCGTCACGGTACTGGGAGGCGGCCACATATCGGCCCGGCGAGGTGCAGCCGAGTTTCGACAAGCAGATCGTGCGGAACTGGCTGACGGGACCGGACTCCGGCTGGGACCGGGCGGCCGATCAGCCACCCCCGTCGTTGCCGGAGCCGGTGGTGAACCGAACCCGAGAACGTTATATCGAGGCCTACGAGTGGATTTCGCAGAGATCCTTCGCCGACTGGCCGGATCACGAGTAG
- a CDS encoding DHA2 family efflux MFS transporter permease subunit produces the protein MTSSSTPAHAHAGPPDTKLDRHILIVAGVVVLGAIMSILDVTVVSVAQNTFQQEFGTDAAGAAWTMTGYTLALAAAIPLSSWAAARFGTKKVYLTSLVLFVIGSALCALAWNIGSLVAFRVIQGLGGGLLMPIGMMILTKAAGPERVGSVMAVLGIPMLLGPIAGPILGGLLIEKASWHWVFLINVPIGIVAIIYSWFALRNDEETSRPSIDFVGLLLLSPGLALFLYGISSSSEAGTFISAKVLVPAIIGAALIAGFIWHALHSDKPLLDLRLFRNRTLTVAVISMTLFMIAFFGASLLFPQYFIGVRGETTLSAGLLLAPQGIGAMLTMPIAGRMTDKIGPGKFVLAGIVLMFLGMGTFVFIGAETSYLILCGALFVQGLGMGMTMMPIMTAALATLTNSQVPDGSTLVNVVQQTASSIGSAVIAVILATNLKNAPEGMLAIVSNTAPDKLPADMQGAPLPTSFFEAAANAFGSTFVVGAILIALTLIPAFFLPRKKIASSLTEEDMDRAPIVMH, from the coding sequence ATGACCTCCTCGTCAACGCCGGCGCACGCACACGCGGGCCCGCCGGACACCAAGCTCGACCGGCACATCCTGATCGTCGCCGGCGTGGTCGTGTTGGGCGCGATCATGTCGATCCTCGACGTCACCGTTGTGTCGGTGGCACAGAACACCTTCCAGCAGGAGTTCGGGACCGACGCCGCGGGAGCGGCCTGGACGATGACCGGCTACACGCTGGCGCTCGCCGCGGCCATCCCACTGTCCAGCTGGGCCGCAGCACGTTTCGGTACCAAGAAGGTCTATCTCACCTCTCTGGTGCTGTTCGTCATCGGTTCGGCGCTGTGCGCCCTGGCCTGGAACATCGGCTCGCTGGTCGCGTTCCGCGTCATCCAGGGTCTCGGCGGTGGCCTGCTGATGCCCATCGGGATGATGATCCTGACCAAGGCGGCCGGTCCGGAGCGCGTCGGTTCAGTGATGGCCGTGCTCGGCATCCCGATGCTCCTCGGCCCCATCGCAGGACCCATCCTGGGCGGCCTGCTCATCGAGAAGGCCTCGTGGCACTGGGTGTTCCTGATCAACGTGCCGATCGGCATCGTCGCGATCATCTACTCGTGGTTCGCACTGCGCAACGACGAGGAGACCTCCCGGCCGTCGATCGACTTCGTCGGACTCTTGTTGCTCTCCCCAGGTCTCGCGTTGTTCCTGTACGGCATCTCGTCGAGCAGCGAGGCGGGCACGTTCATCTCGGCCAAGGTCCTGGTGCCGGCCATCATCGGCGCGGCCCTGATCGCCGGATTCATCTGGCACGCACTGCACAGCGACAAGCCACTTCTGGACCTGCGTCTGTTCCGCAACCGCACCCTCACCGTCGCGGTGATCTCGATGACGCTGTTCATGATCGCGTTCTTCGGTGCATCACTCTTGTTCCCGCAGTACTTCATCGGCGTCCGCGGTGAAACGACTCTCTCCGCCGGTCTGCTGCTGGCCCCGCAGGGTATCGGCGCGATGCTGACCATGCCGATCGCCGGCCGGATGACCGACAAGATCGGTCCCGGAAAGTTCGTGCTGGCCGGCATCGTCCTGATGTTCCTCGGCATGGGCACGTTCGTGTTCATCGGCGCGGAAACGTCCTACCTCATCCTCTGCGGCGCACTGTTCGTCCAGGGCCTGGGTATGGGCATGACCATGATGCCGATCATGACCGCCGCCCTGGCGACCCTGACCAACTCGCAGGTGCCCGACGGCTCAACGCTGGTGAACGTGGTCCAGCAGACCGCCTCGTCGATCGGTTCGGCCGTCATCGCGGTGATCCTGGCGACGAATCTCAAGAACGCGCCGGAGGGAATGCTCGCCATCGTGTCCAACACGGCGCCGGACAAGCTCCCCGCCGACATGCAGGGCGCACCCCTTCCGACCTCGTTCTTCGAGGCCGCGGCGAACGCCTTCGGCTCGACCTTCGTCGTCGGCGCGATCCTGATCGCGCTCACGCTGATCCCCGCGTTCTTCCTGCCCCGCAAGAAGATCGCATCGTCGCTGACCGAAGAGGACATGGATCGCGCGCCGATCGTCATGCACTAG
- a CDS encoding SRPBCC family protein, with protein MEWTGARYADGPTAQVRIRVAAPPVAVWQVVSDVESMAEMSSELQSVRWTDPTAEPGVGATFIGSSRHPAMGEWSTTSHVVEWTPLKSFAWAVEDVDSPSATWRFTLHDDGDETLLTQWVRMGPGRSGLSAAIDAMPDKEQKIVFVRMREFEANMTATLDQIKDRAELLARGADRHAPGATTTPEARS; from the coding sequence ATGGAGTGGACAGGAGCCCGATACGCCGACGGGCCGACCGCGCAGGTGCGCATCAGGGTGGCGGCGCCACCCGTCGCTGTGTGGCAGGTCGTCAGCGATGTGGAGTCCATGGCCGAGATGAGTTCGGAGTTGCAGTCGGTCCGCTGGACCGACCCGACTGCCGAGCCAGGGGTGGGGGCCACCTTCATCGGCTCGAGCCGGCACCCGGCGATGGGCGAATGGTCGACGACCTCCCACGTCGTCGAATGGACTCCCCTCAAGTCATTTGCCTGGGCCGTCGAGGATGTGGACTCCCCGTCCGCCACCTGGCGGTTCACGCTCCACGACGACGGCGACGAGACGCTGCTGACCCAGTGGGTGCGGATGGGGCCCGGCAGGTCAGGGCTTTCCGCCGCCATCGACGCCATGCCTGACAAGGAACAGAAGATCGTCTTCGTGCGGATGCGTGAGTTCGAGGCGAACATGACCGCGACCCTCGACCAGATCAAGGACCGCGCCGAACTTCTCGCACGGGGTGCCGACCGGCACGCCCCCGGCGCGACGACGACACCCGAAGCACGGTCATGA
- a CDS encoding LLM class flavin-dependent oxidoreductase, whose protein sequence is MRTATTVEVSRDATETTTFVLEAERLGLDICWVAEAWGSDAPSYLGYLAARTDRILLGSGIIQIGTRTPVAIAQAALTLAGLSEGRFLLGLGASGPQVMEGLHGVEFRRPMTRMRETVDVIREAFSGARISYAGETVRIPRTEDSKPMRLSIPGRDDIPIYLASMSPKMLELTGEIADGWLGTSFVPEGAAAYFDHLDAGLRTAGRTRDDIDVCQGAEIAIFDDADRLAEHVNGRKKELAFSIGGMGSADTNFYNAAYARQGWSEVTGEIQSRWQGGDREGAVELVSDEMVLATTLIGTRPMVAQRLRDWAATGVTTVRLYPAGDTLDERLSNLAEGIELAADTVEPAR, encoded by the coding sequence ATGAGGACGGCAACAACCGTCGAGGTCTCCCGAGACGCGACGGAGACGACCACATTCGTCCTGGAGGCCGAGCGCCTCGGACTCGACATCTGTTGGGTTGCCGAGGCGTGGGGTTCCGACGCGCCGTCCTACCTCGGCTACCTGGCTGCCCGTACCGACCGAATCCTCCTGGGCTCTGGGATCATTCAGATCGGCACGCGCACGCCGGTGGCGATCGCACAGGCGGCACTGACGCTCGCCGGACTGTCGGAGGGCCGCTTCCTCCTCGGCCTCGGCGCGTCGGGACCACAGGTCATGGAGGGCCTGCACGGTGTCGAGTTCCGGCGCCCGATGACCCGGATGCGGGAGACCGTCGACGTCATCCGGGAGGCGTTCTCCGGTGCCAGGATCTCGTATGCAGGCGAGACCGTGCGCATACCGCGCACAGAGGACTCCAAACCGATGAGACTGTCGATCCCGGGCCGCGACGACATACCCATCTACCTGGCATCGATGTCGCCGAAGATGCTCGAACTCACCGGAGAGATCGCCGACGGCTGGCTCGGCACGAGCTTCGTTCCCGAAGGGGCCGCCGCGTATTTCGACCATCTCGACGCAGGATTACGCACAGCCGGACGAACCAGAGACGACATCGATGTCTGTCAGGGTGCCGAGATCGCCATCTTCGACGATGCCGACCGCCTGGCGGAGCATGTCAACGGTCGGAAGAAGGAACTTGCGTTCAGCATCGGCGGGATGGGCAGCGCCGACACCAACTTCTACAACGCCGCCTACGCACGGCAGGGATGGTCCGAGGTAACCGGTGAGATCCAGAGTCGTTGGCAGGGCGGCGATCGCGAGGGTGCGGTGGAACTCGTCTCCGACGAGATGGTCCTGGCGACAACTCTGATCGGGACACGCCCGATGGTCGCCCAGCGGTTGCGCGACTGGGCCGCGACCGGCGTCACCACCGTGAGGCTCTATCCCGCAGGCGATACGCTCGACGAACGGCTCTCGAATCTCGCCGAAGGGATCGAACTCGCGGCCGACACAGTCGAGCCCGCCCGCTGA
- the purB gene encoding adenylosuccinate lyase gives MSKPAISNVLASRYASADLAELWSSRHKIALERQLWIAVLKAQRDLGIDVPDGAIADYEKVVGQIDLESIAERERVTRHDVKARIEEFNALAGHEQIHKGMTSRDLTENVEQLQILRSLEHVHAHGVAVLARIVERAAQYSTVVMAGRSHNVAAQATTLGKRFASAADELMVALTRLRELIDRYPLRGIKGPMGTSQDMLDLLGGDATKLADLEARVADHLGFARSLTSVGQIYPRSLDHDVVSALVQVAAGPSSLAHTIRLMAGHELVTEGFQPGQVGSSAMPHKMNTRSCERVNGLQVILRGYGSMAAELAGAQWNEGDVFCSVVRRVALPDAFFAIDGLMETFLTVLAEFGAYPAVIANELDRYLPFLATTKVLMASVRAGVGRETAHEAIKENAVAVALAMREQGREPDLLDRLAGDDRIPLDRAQLDELLADKTVFVGAAEQQVADVVAAAEKVIADYPDAAGYAPAPIL, from the coding sequence GTGTCGAAGCCTGCCATCTCCAACGTTCTGGCCAGTCGTTATGCCTCCGCGGACCTCGCGGAACTCTGGTCGTCGCGCCACAAGATCGCCCTCGAGCGTCAGCTGTGGATCGCCGTCCTCAAGGCCCAGCGCGACCTGGGCATCGACGTCCCCGACGGTGCGATCGCCGATTATGAGAAGGTCGTCGGCCAGATCGACCTCGAATCGATCGCCGAGCGCGAGCGCGTCACGCGCCACGACGTGAAGGCGCGGATCGAGGAGTTCAATGCCCTGGCCGGGCATGAGCAGATCCACAAGGGCATGACCAGCCGAGATCTCACCGAGAACGTCGAGCAGCTGCAGATCCTCCGCTCGCTCGAGCATGTGCACGCGCACGGCGTGGCGGTGCTCGCGCGCATCGTCGAGCGGGCCGCGCAGTATTCGACGGTGGTGATGGCAGGCCGCAGCCACAACGTGGCCGCCCAGGCCACCACACTCGGCAAGCGGTTCGCGAGCGCCGCCGACGAACTGATGGTTGCGCTCACCCGGTTGCGCGAGCTCATCGATCGTTATCCGCTGCGCGGCATCAAGGGGCCGATGGGGACCTCGCAGGACATGCTCGACCTCCTGGGCGGCGACGCCACCAAGCTCGCCGACCTCGAGGCGCGCGTCGCCGATCATCTCGGCTTCGCGCGTTCCCTGACCTCGGTGGGCCAGATCTATCCGCGGTCGCTCGACCACGACGTGGTGTCGGCGCTGGTCCAGGTCGCCGCCGGACCGTCGTCGCTGGCCCACACCATCCGCCTGATGGCCGGCCACGAACTGGTGACCGAGGGCTTCCAGCCGGGGCAGGTCGGCAGCTCGGCCATGCCGCACAAGATGAACACGCGCAGCTGCGAGCGGGTCAACGGACTCCAGGTGATCCTCCGTGGTTACGGTTCGATGGCCGCGGAACTCGCCGGGGCGCAGTGGAACGAGGGTGACGTCTTCTGTTCGGTCGTGCGTCGGGTCGCGTTGCCGGATGCATTCTTCGCGATCGACGGACTCATGGAGACCTTCCTGACCGTGCTCGCCGAGTTCGGCGCCTATCCGGCGGTGATCGCCAACGAGCTCGACCGCTACCTGCCGTTCCTGGCGACCACCAAGGTGTTGATGGCGTCGGTGCGGGCAGGCGTCGGTCGCGAGACCGCACACGAGGCGATCAAGGAGAACGCCGTCGCGGTCGCCCTCGCCATGCGTGAGCAGGGGCGGGAGCCGGATCTGCTCGATCGGTTGGCGGGTGACGATCGCATCCCGCTCGATCGTGCCCAGCTCGACGAGCTCCTCGCCGACAAGACGGTGTTCGTCGGCGCAGCGGAGCAGCAGGTGGCCGACGTCGTCGCCGCCGCGGAGAAGGTCATCGCCGACTACCCGGACGCCGCCGGTTACGCGCCTGCGCCGATTCTCTGA
- a CDS encoding MarR family winged helix-turn-helix transcriptional regulator, which translates to MAETPTQIRDSSPAPAGSVDAACDTLIGFLDRLACMGKAHTMDTLAATELTFSQLRVLFALGAHGDGDGVECMSVHEIADQVNLSLAAAGRTVDKLVGTGLVDRREDAADRRVKRVSLTTEGRQIVDSQLSIKQDLIRGFIGRLPEPLRRGLCGALNPIVDNEVDYFSGIGDPSPASDPAPSSDSSQKANS; encoded by the coding sequence GTGGCCGAAACCCCGACGCAGATCCGCGACTCGTCCCCCGCTCCAGCGGGTTCCGTCGACGCCGCCTGCGACACGCTCATCGGCTTCCTCGACCGGCTCGCCTGCATGGGCAAGGCGCACACCATGGACACGCTCGCCGCCACCGAGCTGACGTTCTCCCAACTGCGCGTCCTGTTCGCACTCGGAGCGCACGGTGACGGTGACGGCGTCGAGTGCATGTCGGTCCACGAGATCGCCGATCAGGTCAATCTGTCGCTGGCCGCCGCGGGCCGGACGGTCGACAAACTCGTCGGTACCGGGCTCGTCGATCGTCGCGAGGACGCGGCCGACCGTCGGGTCAAACGGGTGTCACTGACCACCGAGGGCCGGCAGATCGTCGACTCCCAGCTGAGCATCAAACAGGACCTGATCCGTGGTTTCATCGGTCGACTCCCCGAGCCGCTGCGACGGGGCCTGTGCGGCGCCCTGAATCCCATCGTCGACAACGAGGTCGACTATTTCTCCGGTATCGGCGACCCGTCCCCGGCCTCCGATCCTGCCCCCTCATCGGACAGTTCACAGAAAGCCAATTCATGA
- a CDS encoding winged helix-turn-helix transcriptional regulator — translation MRRASFSHWPCSMARTADLVGDPWTALVLREAFYGTRRFDEFQRELGIARNTLTDRLRRLVDEGMLERNLYASEPIRHEYVLTDKGADFWDVLLAMSAWGDRWLADDAGPPLTLRHTACGHETRARVVCEHCGEAMPIEESRMSFGPGYPVRLRERPDVKARFDRMSHD, via the coding sequence ATGCGTCGCGCGTCTTTCTCGCACTGGCCCTGCTCGATGGCTCGTACCGCCGACCTTGTGGGCGATCCCTGGACCGCACTGGTTCTCCGTGAGGCGTTCTACGGAACCCGACGGTTCGACGAGTTCCAACGCGAGCTCGGCATCGCCCGCAACACCCTGACGGACCGCCTCCGAAGGCTGGTCGACGAGGGAATGCTGGAGCGGAACCTCTATGCGAGCGAACCGATTCGCCACGAGTACGTCCTGACCGACAAGGGGGCCGACTTCTGGGACGTCCTGTTGGCCATGTCCGCGTGGGGTGACCGCTGGCTGGCCGACGATGCCGGCCCGCCGCTGACCCTGCGTCACACCGCCTGCGGGCACGAGACCCGAGCACGGGTGGTCTGCGAACACTGCGGCGAGGCGATGCCGATCGAGGAGTCCCGAATGTCCTTCGGCCCCGGCTACCCGGTGCGGCTGCGGGAGCGTCCCGACGTGAAGGCCCGATTCGACCGGATGTCCCACGACTGA
- a CDS encoding S9 family peptidase, with protein sequence MIVKSDVAAPVAKKVPSERVHHGDTFVDEYEWLRDKEDPEVVAYLEAQNAFTESHTAQLDGLRKQIFGEIKSRTQETDMSVPSRRGRYWYYARTEEGKQYAIRCRCPISSDDDWTPPEVVADAPLPGEEVLLDANVEAEGHDFFSLGALSVSDDGDWLAYSTDTVGDERYLLRFKNLRTGELLDDQIADTAGGAVWSSDAQHVFYQTVDDAWRPDTVWRHDMGAGTDDVRVFHEPDERYWVGMGSTRSDKYLMIGVGSKITSEVYVLAADDPTGEFRSVAPRVEGVEYSVEHAVISGDDYYVIVHNDIRDGVKAENFAIDIAPVDDPSARHEFIAHDPERRIEDLDAFRDYLVLSYRYAALPKLAIADLRGIDGIPAPADFHEIEFEQELSSSGLGGNPEWVTPKLRIGYASFIEPTELLDLDVATGERTLLKRQPVLGGYDPADYVQSREWATAADGTRIPLSIVRRKGVDDNRPAPLLLYGYGSYETSIDPGFSVSRLSMLDRGVVFVLAHIRGGGEMGRYWYDNGKTLTKKNTFTDFVDAAGYLVDTGWTTPKQMVAEGGSAGGLLMGAVANLAPELFNGILASVPFVDALTSILDPSLPLTVIEWDEWGDPLHDPDVYAYMKTYSPYENVGAKPYPPILALTSLNDTRVLFTEAAKWVARLQELSTSDNLVLLKTEMSAGHGGVSGRYKQWEEVAFELAWILQQTGAITA encoded by the coding sequence ATGATTGTGAAGTCCGACGTCGCCGCCCCGGTGGCCAAGAAAGTGCCGAGCGAACGTGTTCACCATGGTGACACTTTTGTCGACGAGTACGAATGGTTGCGGGACAAGGAAGATCCCGAGGTCGTCGCCTATCTCGAGGCGCAGAACGCGTTCACCGAGTCACACACCGCCCAGCTCGACGGATTGCGCAAGCAGATCTTCGGCGAGATCAAGAGTCGCACACAGGAAACCGACATGTCGGTGCCCAGCCGTCGTGGCCGGTACTGGTATTACGCACGGACCGAAGAGGGTAAGCAGTACGCGATTCGGTGTCGGTGTCCGATCTCCTCCGACGACGACTGGACTCCGCCGGAGGTCGTCGCGGACGCGCCGCTCCCTGGTGAAGAGGTACTCCTCGACGCCAACGTCGAGGCCGAGGGGCACGACTTCTTCAGCCTCGGTGCGCTCTCCGTCAGTGACGACGGTGACTGGCTGGCCTACAGCACCGACACCGTCGGTGACGAGCGGTATCTGTTGCGGTTCAAGAACCTTCGCACCGGCGAACTCCTCGACGACCAGATCGCCGACACCGCGGGCGGTGCGGTGTGGTCGTCGGATGCCCAGCACGTCTTCTATCAGACTGTCGACGACGCATGGCGCCCGGACACGGTGTGGCGTCACGACATGGGCGCGGGCACCGACGACGTGCGGGTGTTCCACGAGCCAGACGAGCGGTACTGGGTCGGTATGGGCTCCACCCGAAGCGACAAGTACCTGATGATCGGCGTGGGGTCCAAGATCACCTCTGAGGTGTACGTGCTCGCCGCCGACGACCCGACCGGAGAATTCCGCAGCGTCGCGCCGCGGGTCGAAGGTGTCGAGTACAGCGTCGAGCACGCCGTGATCTCCGGCGACGACTATTACGTGATCGTGCACAACGACATTCGCGACGGGGTGAAGGCGGAGAACTTCGCCATCGACATCGCACCGGTCGACGATCCGTCGGCCCGCCACGAGTTCATCGCGCACGATCCGGAACGCCGGATCGAGGATCTCGACGCCTTCCGTGACTACCTCGTGCTCTCGTACCGTTATGCGGCACTTCCGAAGCTCGCCATTGCCGATCTGCGTGGCATCGACGGAATCCCCGCTCCCGCAGACTTTCACGAGATCGAGTTCGAGCAGGAACTCTCGTCGTCTGGGCTCGGTGGCAATCCGGAGTGGGTCACACCGAAACTGCGCATCGGATACGCCAGTTTCATCGAACCGACCGAGTTGCTGGATCTCGACGTCGCCACCGGCGAGCGCACCTTGCTGAAGCGGCAACCGGTCCTCGGCGGGTATGACCCGGCCGATTACGTGCAATCACGCGAGTGGGCGACCGCGGCGGACGGCACAAGGATCCCGTTGTCGATCGTGCGGCGCAAGGGTGTCGACGACAACCGGCCCGCACCTCTGCTGCTGTACGGCTATGGGTCGTACGAGACGAGCATCGATCCCGGGTTCTCGGTCTCGAGGCTGTCGATGCTCGACCGCGGGGTGGTGTTCGTTCTCGCCCACATCCGTGGTGGCGGCGAGATGGGTCGATACTGGTACGACAACGGCAAGACCCTGACCAAGAAGAACACCTTCACCGACTTCGTCGATGCAGCCGGGTACCTGGTCGACACCGGCTGGACCACGCCGAAACAGATGGTGGCCGAGGGTGGTTCGGCAGGTGGCCTGCTGATGGGTGCGGTCGCGAACCTGGCGCCGGAGCTCTTCAACGGCATTCTCGCCTCGGTGCCGTTCGTCGACGCTCTGACGTCGATTCTCGACCCGTCGTTGCCGCTCACGGTGATCGAATGGGACGAGTGGGGAGACCCCCTACATGACCCGGACGTCTACGCCTACATGAAGACGTACTCACCGTACGAGAACGTCGGGGCCAAGCCCTATCCGCCGATCCTGGCTCTCACCTCGCTCAACGACACCCGCGTGCTGTTCACCGAGGCGGCGAAATGGGTGGCACGTCTTCAGGAACTGAGCACGTCGGACAACCTGGTGCTGCTCAAGACGGAGATGTCGGCAGGTCATGGCGGCGTGAGTGGCCGCTACAAGCAGTGGGAAGAGGTCGCCTTCGAGCTGGCGTGGATTCTCCAGCAGACCGGCGCCATCACCGCCTGA